In the Melospiza melodia melodia isolate bMelMel2 chromosome 17, bMelMel2.pri, whole genome shotgun sequence genome, one interval contains:
- the LOC134426022 gene encoding collagen alpha-1(I) chain-like, whose translation MSRAPPRGGDSALGFSLFARQRDGRTHARTDGRTEGRRETGEPHPGDENRKGRATRQRRPRAGEREWCDGALGAPETATERQEEEGGRREEGVRTPCPRPPRLARARQHGTVPPRYPPADSRPHGGGRPGARPAPRLPSRPSLSLALSVLSALGGAFDAVSRSPPAAATASAARPRRGRAPPQRLAPGAGSYGALPESAFRGTKALRGDRDDDDDDRDDDARRAAGRAAPLSLAPRTRGRAPGFDRTSTQRNGRGKKEIGEAHAPKDRQEAGEPAPPTASPREGRRRPHMPSFGGGPGARARPGLRAEGHAARAGHAGGTAARPLSLSRDDAHTHTHTRLGPHAAGGAAVGPRTRRLPFGPLHRGARGAPPRRRAAGSLSSTAASPRSRRHATTAVPPARLPARRDRSRRAGQRPGGRAPPPAPEADATETRAGVASARGLPDGRPRRRRGRTPGAAAAASHRRGPLPRHAPGGRRTALSRGATPALLVFTRRPGGGSAPAAARTPSYGPHAAGKGDGGRDVQGPGRDRRRRRRAPSGRPSPLGGTPVERRRRRSARGRPRSRASADGGPAGRSPPGRAGDRAWGGRPADGAAGAFEEERPPRGEGPDARDAAPRARETPRQAGRGESAAGPGGRNPAAEERQRAGALCRRRPLRRGERVGPRGRPRAAASPPRPGRGEGGAGRPSPARRGYPRARVRRGRRRRRPRRRELGRRPRTPPQGLGGSSCSPPLSGAAPPPGDNRRRRRRRRRHRRRHGGPRRAARVFKPPPGSPAPFRHPRSGVWRRRGGKPGGEPPRRGALGTWPWGEGNDLHGPAGVPPPLPPSGERPPAGARPPSAATTAASFSGPGVSLSSPALRPRGPPRLGPPRRRGDAARPPSAPRPRACARPEARPGTPGGLGPRPREGHRSARERELRRRGKAPLPGAGRAGGAASSEPRRRPRHLLPRHFHIGRRRVPRPDGRPSLDGRSSEGRDGRASGRGPAEHPSLPAPGRLSRALRGEPASGELGPPPAGRPHATPGDRRSAAPAAVGGRLGAGRGPAPRRGRTGGRPARGGGEEEEEEEEEEESRRDGGPARRASRPGRDARCSAGSAPPARTVTGARGAPGRAERPPPPPSARSSLSPEIPPRPEGSARLRHSLSGAAARGLDGKGVWPPRCRPRPAGRGAERSNGAGVRATPRARPAGRPGNAAGAEPHR comes from the exons ATGTCCCGCGCCCCACCGCGGGGCGGGGATTCGGcgctgggcttttccctcttcGCTCGCC AGAGAGACGGACGGACGCacgcacggacggacggacggacggaaggCCGCCGGGAGACCGGAGAGCCCCATCCCGGAGACGAGAACCGAAAAGGGAGAGCAACGCGGCAGAGACGGCCCCGCGCGGGGGAGAGAGAGTGGTGCGACGGCGCCCTCGGCGCCCCCGAGACCGCGACAgaacggcaggaggaggagggcgggcgaagggaggagggggtccgCACCCCCTGTCCCCGGCCCCCTCGCCTCGCGCGCGCGCGGCAGCACGGCACGGTACCGCCGCGGTACCCACCCGCAGACAGCCGCCCGCACGGGGGAGGAAGGCCGGGGGCGAGGCCCGCGCCTCGCCTCCCTTCTCGCCCTTCTCTCTCGCTCGCACTCTCCGTTCTCTCGGCCCTCGGCGGCGCTTTCGACGCCGTCTCTCGCTCTCCCCCGGCCGCCGCCACCGCAtccgcggcgcggccccggcgagGACGAGCTCCGCCCCAGCGGCTCGCTCCGGGAGCGGGGAGCTACGGAGCGCTCCCCGAGTCTGCATTTAGGGGGACGAAGGCCCTGCGCGGCGAccgcgacgacgacgacgacgaccgcGACGACGACGCCCGCCGGGCCGCAG GCCGAGCGGCCCCTTTGTCTCTCGCGCCGAGGACGCGCGGGCGCGCGCCTGGCTTCGACCGTACGAGCACACAGAGAaacggaaggggaaaaaaagagatcggAGAAGCCCACGCTCCGAAGGACCGCCAAGAGGCGGGGGAGCCCGCGCCCCCGACCGCCTCCCCCCGCGAGGGGAGACGCCGACCTCACATGCCGTCCTTCGGAGGCGGCCCAGGCGCCCGGGCTCGGCCCGGCCTCCGCGCGGAGGGCCACGCGGCGCGCGCCGGGCACGCGGGGGGCACGGCGGCCCGCCCGCTCTCGCTTTCACGGGAcgacgcgcacacacacacacacacacggctcgGGCCACACGCGGCCGGGGGCGCGGCCGTCGGCCCCCGCACACGCCGGCTCCCCTTCGGCCCCCTTCACCGCGGGGCTCGCggcgcgccgccgcgccgccgcgcgGCCGGCTCTCTCTCTTCCACGGCGGCCTCACCCCGCTCGAGACGGCACGCGACGACGGCCGTGCCGCCGGCGCGCCTTCCCGCCCGGCGGGACCGCTCCCGCCGGGCGGGCCAGCGTCCGGGCGGACGcgctccgccgccggccccggaggCGGACGCCACCGAGACCCGAGCCGGCGTCGCCAGCGCCCGAGGCCTGCCGGACGGCAGGCCCCGCCGTCGCCGGGGCCGCactcccggggccgccgccgccgcgtcgCACCGCCGGGGCCCCTTGCCTCGGCACGCGCCCGGCGGAAGGCGTACGGCGCTGAGCCGGGGGGCAACGCCCGCTCTCCTCGTTTTCACGCGGAGACCGGGCGGGGGAAGCGCCCCCGCGGCCGCCCGCACGCCTTCCTACGGCCCACACGCGGCCGGGAAGGGCGACGGAGGACGCGACGTTCAGGGCCCGGGACGGGACCGCCGCCGGCGACGGCGGGCGCCCTCCGGCCGACCGTCCCCGCTGGGGGGGACACCCGtcgagcggcgccgccgccgctcggcacGGGGTCGCCCGCGCTCGCGGGCCTCCGCCGACGGAGGGCCCGCCGGACGCTCGCCCCCCGGGCGGGCGGGGGATCGAGCCTGGGGGGGACGGCCGGCGGACGGCGCCGCCGGTGCATTCGAGGAGGAAAGGCCGCCGAGGGGAGAGGGGCCGGACGCGCGGGACGCGGCGCCGCGCGCGCGCGAGACACCGCGGCAAGCGGGCCGAGGAGAGAGCGCGGCGGGCCCCGGCGGCCGCAACCCCGCGGCCGAGGAAAGGCAGAGAGCGGGCGCTCTCTGCCGGCGTCGCCCGTTACGACGAGGCGAGCGGGTCGGCCCCCGCGGCCGACCGCGCGCCGCGGCCTCTCCGCCGAGGCCGGGCCGCGGAGAGGGGGGGGCAGGGCGCCCCTCCCCGGCGCGGCGCGGTTACCCCCGCGCGCGCGTGCGGCggggacgacgacgacgacgaccacGACGGAGGGAGCTCGGCCGGCGGCCGCGGACACCACCGCAGGGGCTCGGCGGGAGTAGCTGCTCCCCACCCCTCAGTGGCGCCGCACCGCCGCCCGGCgacaaccgccgccgccgccgccgccgccgccggcaccgccgccgccacGGCGGGCCGCGCCGAGCCGCCCGAGTCTTTAAACCGCCGCCCGGCTCGCCGGCCCCCTTTCGGCACCCCCGCAGCGGCGTTTGGCGACGCCGAGGGGGGAAACCTGGGGGGGAACCGCCGAGGCGCGGAGCGCTAGGTACCTGGCCCTGGGGCGAGGGAAACGACCTGCATGGCCCCGCCGGGGTGCCTCCCCCGCTGCCGCCCTCAGGGGAGCGTCCACCGGCGGGGGCGCGCCCGCCGTCTGCCGCCACCACCGCCGCGTCCTTCTCGGGGCCCGGGGTTTCCCTCAGTAGCCCGGCGCTGCGCCCGAGAGGACCGCCGCGGCTcgggccgccccgccggcgcgGGGACGCGGCCCGACCGCCGAGCGCGCCGCGCCCGCGCGCCTGCGCGCGCCCCGAAGCGCGGCCCGGAACGCCCGGAGGGCTCGGCCCTCGGCCGCGCGAGGGGCACCGCTCGGCCCGAGAGCGGGAGCTCCGCCGGCGCGGCAAAGCCCCGCTCCCCGGTGCGGGAAGGGCCGGAGGAGCCGCCTCCTCCGAGCCCCGAAGGCGCCCCCGCCACCTGCTCCCTCGCCATTTCCACATCGGCCGCCGACGGGTGCCACGGCCGGACGGCCGGCCGTCGCTCGACGGGCGAAGCAGCGAGGGGAGGGACGGGCGCGCCTCCGGGAGGGGCCCTGCCGAGCACCCCTCCCTCCCGGCACCCGGGCGGCTTTCTCGCGCGCTCCGAGGAGAGCCGGCCTCGGGAGAACTCGGGCCGCCGCCAGCGGGGCGCCCGCACGCGACACCCGGCGACCGGCGTTCGGCGGCGCCGGCCGCCGTgggcgggaggctcggggccggccgcggccccgctccccggcggGGACGGACCGGCGGCAGACCGGCGCGAggcgggggggaggaggaggaggaggaggaggaggaggaggaaagccgcCGCGACGGCGGCCCGGCGCGCCGCGCTTCGAGGCCCGGCCGCGACGCGCGGTGTAGCGCGGGGTCAGCCCCGCCCGCGCGCACGGTGACGGGCGCGCGCGGCGCGCCTGGCCGCGCCgagcggccccccccccccccctcggcTCGCTCTTCTCTCTCCCCCGAAATCCCCCCCCGCCCGGAGGGTTCCGCGCGCCTCCGTCACTctctctctggggctgcggcgcgcgGCCTCGACGGGAAGGGCGTGTGGCCTCCCCGGTGCCGACCGAGGCCGGCGGGCCGGGGGGCCGAGCGTTCGAACGGAGCGGGCGTGCGAGCGACGCCGCGCGCGCGGCCGGCCGGACGGCCCGGCAATGCGGCAGGCGCCGAGCCCCACCGGTAA